The sequence GAGTGATGATGAAGTCTGCCCCGGCATCCACTTTCTCCTTCAAGTGTCGTATGTCCTCATCGTAGGTCGAGCAGTCGGGGTGGCCATTGGGGTagcctgcagtgtgtgtgtgtgtgtgtgggtgtgtgggggggtggccATTAGGATAgcctgtagtgtgtgtgtgggtgtgtgcgggtgtgtgtgtgggtgtatggggGGGTGGCCATTAGGGTagcctgcagtgtgtgtgtgtgtgtgtgtgtgtggggggggtggccATTAGGGTAgcctgtagtgtgtgtgtgtgtgtgtgtgggtgtggggtggCCATTAGGGTAgcctgtagtgtgtgtgggtgtgtgggggtggccATTAGGGTagcctgcagtgtgtgtgtgtgtgtgtgtgtgtgtgggtgtgtgggggtggccATTGGGGTagcctgcagtgtgtgtgtgtgtgggtgtgtgggggtggccATTAGGGTagcctgcagtgtgtgtgtgggggggggtggccATTAGGGTAACCTGcagtgcgtgtgtgggtgtatggggGGGTGGCCATTAGGGTagcctgcagtgtgtgtgtgtgtgtgtgtgtgggggggtggccATTAGGGTagcctgcagtgtgtgtgggtgtgggtgtgtgggggtggccATTAGGGTAgcctgtagtgtgtgtgggtgtgtgggggtggccATTAGGGTagcctgcagtgtgtgtgtgtgtgtgtgtggggggggtggccATTAGGGTagcctgcagtgtgtgtgggtgtgtgtgtgtgtggggggggaacTTATGGCTACTATTCTCTGAGCCCCTTGACACTGAGGGctttggatataattatagtctaattTAAAAGCAACATTCCTAGCTCCTATGAGGCCATATGCAAAGTGTAGATCAAAGTTCTACAAGTTCCGAAACCATGGATACTAatggcacataattataccacactaCGTTTACCTGCCACACAGATTGTGAAGTAGTCTCCGAAGTTTTCCCTAATATGTTTCACAATATCCGTCCCATAAGAGAACCCGTCCTCACTAGCCTTCCACTCATCATCCCCCGGGGGATCTGTACCAGTACAACACCATACCTAGCAACAGTCAACAAACTACTCTATAACAACGCCATAGGTTTTAAAACACTTCCtcagtactacatgtagtaatcAGGTAGCTACGTATATTTAGCTTCCTAAGTGGGATAATTCACGCCAGAAGGTATGCAGGGTTctatctagtggggggggggggcaggggggaagcttcccccccaaactaTCCAACTTCCCCCCCAAACCTTCCAACTTCCTCTATTTGTGCACTTCAAATTTTTAAGTAAAAGACCTTATTTGGCTCAAATTGCGTCTCTGGCCATCTAGAATAAAAAATTTTCCGGGGGAGGACCCCTGGACCCCCCTTTCAGCCTACGGCTCGTGCTTTGCACTCGCCGTAGGCTTCCCCCCACAAAATATCTTCCCCCCCAAAATATTTCTTCTAGATAGAACCCTGGTATGCCATTATCCACTTTTAGTTAATGTactactaaaattaatgtattgcCATCATCCCACACACCTCCTCTGAGTGCTAGTATATTCTTGATGCCTCTAGCTTTAGCCTTCTCAAGATGAGCAGTAATGACCTCCTTGGTCTGGTTGGCACATGTGATGTGCAGCATAGTGTCCAGGCTGCAATAGTTGAGGGCAGCACTGGCAATCGCCATGGAGCTTGTCTCTGATTCGCCTCCAGGGTTTCCGGCTGGATGCCATGTCACATCACAGAACAATGGACCGCCTGAAAACATCCGGTCAAACCGGTTAATCAGGTTCACAGCTCCAGCGGCTGTTCGTGGAGGAAAGAATTCCAGTGAGAAAAATCTCTCTTTCTTTGCGATCTTAGTCTGTGGGATAGAATATATTTAGGAATGCATTAACGACATTCCTGAATGAGTGTGCCAATTATCAAAACAAAAAAGCAGCACACATAACATACTAGCCGGCATGACACGTAATGTTTTGTGAAGGACAATTGGGCGTAGGGTTAGCCATGTGTAACTACCATCTGCCACCATCCACTGTACGGCTCTAGcctatattataatattatgtgcatTATCTATATCGTACTAAGGCTTTGTGTAGTGATACCAACAATGCGTATTGTATAGTAgtcattatacatgtatcttgTCCAGTAGTGTGATGGGTAGTGCCGAGTTAGGAGGGCTGGGAGAAGAGGATCGAGTACTGTCGGCAGAGGAACCATTGCGAGACCTGAAGCCAGAGCTCTCTGACTCACAGCCACTGACAATATGCGCGACAGGAAAGGTCGGCTCAGACTTCACTCTTGGGAAGACGGTTTCTTGTTCTTTCAGAGTTGGTAGGGCAGCCATGGTGTTCTCAAGCTACCTTGGCTTCTTAGCTTTTCAGTGACCTCTGCAGCCACGTGTGcggtataattaattataattccttagcctcgaatccacgccggcgtggattcgaggctaattaAACCTCTACAGAACTCAGCCTCTAAACTTCACAACAGTTGACAAAGatcatgcaactacaatcatGCAAAACTTAACTACAAACTAAAATCATGCAAAAAGAATAATGCTAAATATAATTTCCCCTTTTAGTTTTGGCCCTGATTAATATCTAAactgtggttttgctgtttggcaattctctgttgcaagtgcactacacacaatccactgtacatgcatgtagatgtGCGCATGGCGGAGTCACCTGCACTTCCGCTCCGAAGCCCCACTAATAGCAAACACATGCGACTGCACATAACTGGTCTAACAAGAAGTGGGTTGTCAGAAAATGTTGGCTGTAGAATGTAGAACTTTTTTATTACAAAACACAACAcgcaccacaccacacacaccacacacaccacacactatataaatgcacacaaaaataatgttcaaGTTTGTATAGCGAGTGCCAtggtagtggtggtggtggttgtcTCGCTAGGCAACTGTTGTCCCCACGGTACGGGGGAGGGGCCTGGTTTGGCCTCTTCATCAAGAGGTCCTGCATGACTGATTTCAGCAGCTGTTATAGATATCGTGCTGCACGTGTGCGAGGAATATCGTTGGACAGGGCGGCCTCTTCCAGGTACAGAGGGCACCTCTTGCTCAGGTACATTCCTTGGTCCATTTCTTAGAGCTTCTTCTTCCTCTGTATTGCTGAGCTGTGTGTAGTCAAGAAGTCCCCTAGCAACCTTCCGAGCACATTTCCTGAAGGGAGAGCACAACATTCTCTCGCGGATATTGTCAGACATGAAGATGTAGAGCAGTGCATTACCCCAGCCTTGTCCTGGGTCACCAATcgcctgtgcgtgtgtgtgtgggtgggtgggtgtgcgcaagtgtgtgtgggtgggtgtgtgggtgggtgtgcgcaagtgtgtgtgtgtgtgtgtgtgtgtgcgtgcagtAGTGTGAATGTATCAATAGATTTATTGCTAAGATAGCTATTATACAGATAACAATGAATACAATAGTAACATGTCACATGATTACCTGGAGGTACCCCAGTACAATATTGGCAGTATGGAAACTCTTCAGAATGCATCCATCTTTCATGGGGTAAGATGATAACTGTATACCAATGTTGAGAAAGAATTCAGCCGTTCCCCATATCCTCAGAAGCAGAAAGATGGCAGGAATGTAAATCATCTTGCGTTCAGCCTTGGCCCTTTCAGGTCTAGCCATAGCACCGTTGTGATTGCGCCTCATCTGCAAAGTGGGGAGAAATTAAATGGGGATGAATGAAACTAATAACAGTAAAGAAGTAAACATACCCTCTCCAAAATGACAATGACGTGTGAGTACATGATGATCACAAGAATATACGTGACAATCTCCCACAATTTTCCAGCAGCCAAAACTTTCAGAGTGTTGTACAAAATCATAGTACTGTTTGAATCATCACTGACGTTATCATACAGAGAGAAATCAGTCACGAAACACCAGTTAGATGCAGCAAATGGAGCATATCCTAGAAACATCAACCAAGTGAAAGGAATAACAATCAGTCCAGGGGTAGCCCAAGAGAACAGATGCAAAAATATTTGTCGACATTTAGTGCTGAAAGGTTGCTGCTTTTGATAGACTAGGACGAGGTAGAAATACACGGCCAGTATTGCAGTCCAGGCAAACGAAGATATTGAAGACCATGTTGTTATGAAGGCTTGAACACGGCATATTGTGTGGAAAGCATTGCAGTCGCTTGTGGCTCTATCGTTGAAGTGAACAATGTAGTTAATGGAGCCAGCGATGTAACCTGCGGCACTGATAAAGTCAGCAATGGCTAGGGCGGTGATTATTCTCTGTGCCATTCCTCCACGGATATCCTTGAAAAATATATATGCCAGTACTATCAGAATTGATCCTAGGCAAGAGAATGCGCTGGATATGATGGCAGTATAGCTTGGTCCATATCCAATGTGGTAGCTGACACAGTTAGGATCCGTGGTCAAAGTAGAGTCACATAGACTGCTGTTATGTGTAGCACCAGTGTTATTGCAGTCATATACATCAGCAGGGCATTGAGTGAAATCATTTTCAGATAAGCTGTTGATGTTTGTGAAGAGCAATGACTGCAGCTCGATTGTCCCCATCTTTTTCTTGGTTTCCTATTTTAGCTAGCTGGTAATAATCACTAGATGTTCATTTGACTTGACTCACTTGAGCACCaaagtgggaggggctgctccATATTTGCGCAAGGGGTGTGAGCTACTATGGCTAGACCtcaggtagctagctagctcgcgACTCGATCGTGCAAAAAAAGTGTTAGAATCTGAAGTGAGAACTTTTTTACACTGACCACTACCCCAAGCCATGAACTAGAATGAATGAAGAATATTCTAATCTGTATACAGTGTGCAATGCCACGAACCAAACTCAAGTGTCACTTGGGAGCATCTGCACTACTATGTTGTCATCAATGGCCTCTGTGGTTGGGAGCTCTC comes from Halichondria panicea chromosome 3, odHalPani1.1, whole genome shotgun sequence and encodes:
- the LOC135334206 gene encoding G-protein coupled receptor 157-like; translated protein: MGTIELQSLLFTNINSLSENDFTQCPADVYDCNNTGATHNSSLCDSTLTTDPNCVSYHIGYGPSYTAIISSAFSCLGSILIVLAYIFFKDIRGGMAQRIITALAIADFISAAGYIAGSINYIVHFNDRATSDCNAFHTICRVQAFITTWSSISSFAWTAILAVYFYLVLVYQKQQPFSTKCRQIFLHLFSWATPGLIVIPFTWLMFLGYAPFAASNWCFVTDFSLYDNVSDDSNSTMILYNTLKVLAAGKLWEIVTYILVIIMYSHVIVILERMRRNHNGAMARPERAKAERKMIYIPAIFLLLRIWGTAEFFLNIGIQLSSYPMKDGCILKSFHTANIVLGYLQAIGDPGQGWGNALLYIFMSDNIRERMLCSPFRKCARKVARGLLDYTQLSNTEEEEALRNGPRNVPEQEVPSVPGRGRPVQRYSSHTCSTISITAAEISHAGPLDEEAKPGPSPVPWGQQLPSETTTTTTTMALAIQT